A genomic region of Zygotorulaspora mrakii chromosome 7, complete sequence contains the following coding sequences:
- the PEX7 gene encoding Pex7p (similar to Saccharomyces cerevisiae PEX7 (YDR142C); ancestral locus Anc_8.316), which translates to MLAYHMSGYSGYGVQYSPYFDNRLAVVSGSNFGLVGNGKLFVLDIDMHGKIHESNSFLTQDCLFDVAWNELHENQVLVAQGDGTLRLFDTKLKQYPIAIFKEHQKEVFSCNWNLLSKQTFVSSSWDGTVKIWSPTRQQSLVTFLPHTLENTKNVDITTNVPLSNQKQHEGISRNKNCIYQAQFSPHDPNLVMCCSGNSYTTLFDLRQPAHTGNQQSFLAHSGLEVLTCDFNKYRPYTVATGGVDNTIRMWDLRMVGPNSSPAICVNEISGGHELAVRKVSWSPHHSNVLLSTSYDMTCCVWQDLSADGVKNTGRTNSIDPKQGCRFRFAQHTEFVYGADWSLWGQPGFIASTGWDGNVFIWNGLSLK; encoded by the coding sequence ATGTTGGCATATCATATGAGTGGCTACAGTGGCTATGGAGTCCAGTATTCACcatattttgataatcGATTAGCTGTTGTTTCAGGGTCAAACTTTGGCTTGGTGGGTAATGGAAAACTGTTCGTACTGGATATTGATATGCATGGCAAAATACATGAATCCAACTCATTCTTAACTCAGGATTGCCTATTTGACGTTGCATGGAATGAACTGCATGAAAACCAAGTATTGGTTGCTCAAGGAGATGGGACACTTCGACTTTTTGATACCAAGTTAAAGCAGTACCCGATTGCCATTTTCAAGGAACATCAAAAGGAGGTTTTCAGTTGTAATTGGAACTTATTATCAAAGCAGACCTTTGTCAGCAGCTCATGGGATGGCACTGTCAAAATATGGTCACCCACTAGACAGCAAAGTCTAGTTACTTTTTTACCTCATACTTTAGAGAATACAAAAAACGTAGACATTACTACAAACGTTCCCTTGTCCAACCAGAAGCAGCATGAAGGAATATCtagaaataaaaattgCATATATCAAGCTCAATTTTCACCTCATGATCCAAATTTGGTGATGTGTTGTTCTGGTAATTCGTACACTACATTGTTTGATTTACGGCAACCAGCCCACACAGGAAATCAGCAAAGCTTTCTAGCACATTCGGGATTGGAAGTCCTTACATGTGATTTTAATAAGTACAGACCATACACAGTTGCCACGGGAGGTGTTGACAATACTATTCGGATGTGGGATTTAAGAATGGTGGGGCCTAATTCATCACCCGCAATTTGCGTAAACGAAATCAGCGGAGGCCATGAGTTGGCAGTCAGAAAAGTTTCTTGGTCACCTCATCATTCTAACGTGCTACTTTCTACTTCCTACGATATGACGTGTTGCGTTTGGCAGGATTTGAGTGCCGATGGTGTAAAAAATACTGGAAGAACTAATAGCATCGATCCAAAGCAAGGTTGCAGATTCAGATTTGCACAACATACCGAGTTTGTCTACGGCGCA
- the SAN1 gene encoding ubiquitin-protein ligase SAN1 (similar to Saccharomyces cerevisiae SAN1 (YDR143C); ancestral locus Anc_8.317), producing the protein MSEENTEQNTSGSNNSGNPSLASPLDNATNGAGRPSRNVTVTIQYSYLTPDGLANLTPNGLANLAFPNGNVLSPNNAANQMNGDIGANPETEGSQTTRPDGALILSFSDVPSGTPQERLESIVSIAAELAMRRFSDMVTQSKGITKEQFERLPVLRVDDLQDKGDSVCSICYEKYEDENINILKRTRDAEEKDNFIKRQRSESPIINIDTDPQNQADGTTPAAVSSSSNNPTDIIAQSDDDTSSYKHCPIQLPCGHVFGRECLYRWSRMENSCPLCRAPLVEVSQEESRNSNSPQNNSSAEVFERIRQLVYSPALPSGDQRPIERDEGVMPETVMSNTNGSGGLHTADTLETQPFSFSRSGIVFLRPDSRGTGLGAPNNESESRLSGASLNSNISETATDNIPGTSANEGESNNTANQASGNTPTDTYQSGTRRIQWIPIPITTIRLGGPGAYSHSNNNNSNDDNNRDNADSNNSNNNDNETDNNTDNDSNNDASSENNQSTHGDALRSILDRIFSVTHAENTRRQQSSSTENSSSNSQENITSNLGNSATERDMPRSSLNSAPPRRRSFLQNILRITNRSRNRARNDINRTNQTELHTYNDNQQNDSADLGNMFNSGVASYRNQDGRVSTFNIGQGPLPVPPRGNRSSSNNSGTQTESNSTQGDDNESSRQNAH; encoded by the coding sequence ATGAGTGAAGAGAATACAGAACAGAACACTAGTGGTTCCAATAATTCTGGTAATCCATCATTAGCCTCACCTTTGGATAATGCTACTAATGGGGCTGGTAGACCTTCGCGAAATGTAACCGTAACAATACAGTATTCGTATCTAACTCCTGATGGTTTGGCCAATCTAACACCAAATGGCTTGGCCAATTTGGCATTTCCTAATGGTAATGTCTTGTCTCCGAATAACGCAGCTAACCAGATGAATGGGGATATCGGTGCTAATCCAGAGACGGAGGGCTCTCAAACAACACGTCCTGATGGAGCTTTGATTTTATCGTTCAGTGACGTACCTTCAGGGACGCCTCAAGAAAGATTGGAATCCATAGTTTCTATAGCTGCTGAGTTGGCCATGCGTCGTTTCAGTGACATGGTCACACAGTCCAAGGGCATAACAAAAGAGCAATTTGAGCGGTTACCAGTATTAAGGGTTGACGATCTACAAGATAAAGGCGACTCTGTTTGTAGTATATGCTACGAAAAATATGAGGATGAgaatataaatatattaaagagaaCTAGAGATgccgaagaaaaagataattttatcaaaaggCAGAGGTCGGAATCTCCGATCATAAACATTGACACGGATCCTCAAAATCAAGCTGATGGAACCACACCTGCTGCGGTTTCCTCTTCTAGTAATAATCCGACAGATATAATTGCACAATCAGATGATGATACCTCCAGCTATAAGCATTGCCCTATCCAACTGCCTTGTGGTCATGTTTTTGGCAGAGAGTGCTTATATAGATGGTCGAGAATGGAGAATAGCTGTCCTCTTTGTAGAGCACCTCTTGTAGAGGTATcacaagaagaaagtcGAAATTCAAACAGTCCGCAAAATAATAGCAGCGCTGAGGTCTTCGAGAGAATTAGACAACTTGTGTATAGTCCAGCTTTGCCAAGCGGGGACCAACGTCCAATTGAACGGGATGAAGGTGTAATGCCAGAAACAGTTATGTCGAACACTAATGGAAGCGGTGGTTTACACACCGCAGATACTTTAGAAACTCagccattttctttctcaagATCCGGCATTGTGTTTTTGAGACCAGATTCTCGTGGAACTGGTTTAGGAGCCCCAAATAACGAATCCGAATCTCGTCTTTCAGGTGCATCGCTGAATTCGAATATTAGTGAAACTGCAACTGATAACATACCAGGAACTTCTGCTAATGAAGGTGAAAGCAATAATACTGCAAACCAAGCAAGTGGCAATACACCTACCGACACATATCAGAGTGGAACTAGAAGAATCCAGTGGATACCTATACCGATCACCACGATCCGTTTGGGCGGACCTGGAGCTTACAGTCACAGCAACAATAATAACAGCAACGATGATAATAACAGGGACAATGCTGATAGTAACAATAGCAACAACAATGATAATGAAACCGACAATAATACTGACAATGACAGTAACAATGACGCGAGTAGCGAGAATAATCAAAGTACTCACGGAGATGCACTGAGATCTATATTGGACAGAATTTTTAGTGTCACACATGCTGAGAATACCCGTCGTCAGCAGAGCTCTTCTACGGAAAATTCCTCAAGCAATTCGCAGGAAAATATCACAAGCAATTTAGGCAACAGCGCAACTGAACGTGATATGCCAAGAAGCTCCCTAAATTCTGCTCCTCCTCGCAGAAGGtcttttttacaaaatatATTAAGGATCACTAATCGGTCTAGAAATCGTGCTAGAAACGATATAAACAGGACAAATCAGACTGAATTACACACCTACAATGACAATCAACAGAATGATTCCGCCGATCTCGGTAACATGTTCAACTCCGGAGTGGCCAGTTATAGAAATCAGGACGGCCGTGTTTCCACATTCAATATTGGTCAAGGTCCCTTGCCAGTACCACCGCGCGGTAATCGTTCCTCTTCCAATAATAGTGGGACGCAAACAGAGTCCAACTCAACTCAAGGAGACGATAACGAGTCTTCGAGGCAAAATGCCCATTGA